One Klebsiella electrica genomic window, AAACTGCTCAGCAGAACCAGGAAGACAAGCCCCTTCAGCCACTGGCGATGATAAAACTGGCCAAAACCCGGCACGACAGCCAGCAGCAGGCCGCACCACGCATGGCGGCCTGCGCCGCGCGACTCGGCAATATTTTCGCTGGGATTGATAATCACACACCACTCCTTCTGAAAACGGGAGGTCCTCCTCCCGTTTCTTTACATCTATGCCCTGATAATCCGGGTAACAGGTCAGCGGCCAACGCGCCTGTCACCTTACAATGACGGACATCGCGATTACTGGTTGCTGGCCTGCATGGCCTCAATCTGCATCTTGATCTGTTTCTCAGCATTATCGAGCGCCGCCTGCGGCGGCTGTTTGCCGGTCAGGCTGAGCTCCAGCGCCGCGTTCGCCGGCCCCCACACTTCGCCCATTTCCGGGATCCCCGGCATCGCCGTGGCGCGAGCGGACTGCACCGCCACCGCGCTGGCTTTTTCGTCATTTTTGATAAGCGGATCGTCAATCATTGCTTTCAGTGCCGGGATCTCGCCGGTTGCCACATAGCGAGCCTTCACGTACTGCGGCTGGTTGATAAACGCAATAAACTGCTGCGCCAGCGCTTTGTCTTTACTCCAGGTCGACACCACGTAACCTTTTACGCCAAGGAACGAGCTCATCGGTTTGCCGTCTGGCAGCGTCGGCAGCGGCGCAACGCCGTAGTTAATCCCCGCCGCTTCGTACGGCTGGAACGCCCATGGACCGTTGATCACCGCCGCCGCTTTTTTCTCCGTGAATAGCGAATCGATGGCGTTCAGCCCGTTATCACCGAGGATCCCCGCCGGGAAGACCTTGTCGCTATAGAATTTTTTCAGGAAGGTGACGGCTTCGACCGCACCGGGCTTATTCAAACCGACGTCCTGCGGGTTAAAACCGCCCTTCTCGTTTTTGCCGAAGATATAGCCGCCCATCGGGCCAATCGCCCCCCAGCTGTAATAGATCTGATCGAACTTCGCCAGCAGGCCATATTTGTTCTGCGCCCGCTGCGCTTTCGAATAGTCGAACCACGCCTGCAGGCTATCCAGCGGTTTGTCGATCAGGTCTTTGTTGTAAATCAGCACCAGGGTTTCCACCGCTTTCGGCACGCCATACAGCACGTTATCCATCCGGAAGGCATTGATTGACGCCGGGGTGAATACCTCCTGCTTCGCCTGATCCAGCGTCAGCGGCGACAGCAGCCCCTGCACTACCGCCCCTCCGAGCTGATCATTGGGGATAACCAGCACATCCGGGCCAATACCGGCCGGGCCATCAAGGCGCAGCTTTTCCAGCTGCTGGGCATAGGGCATCTCCTGCACGTTGACCTTAACGTCATACTGTTTTTCAAAATCGCCGATCGCGGCTTTAATCCCGGCGGATTTTTTGATGTCTTCCCAGACGTTCAGCTGGCCGGCGGCGTGAGCCTGCAGGCTGACAAGCTGCCCGGCAGCCAGAGTCGTGAGGATAAGTGCAGCAAGGATGTTCTTTTTCATTATCAACCTCATGTGAAGGTATAACAATTTATTGGTTTTCATTTGATGACTTCATTTATCACTGAATGTGAATCAACTGATAAATGGCGACTTACAACGCTAAATACAGATTTTCCTTATTTGTTATACGCTACGCTTTGAAGGCGTATAAAACTACATGAAGCTACCAGTTGTGTGATCGTGATTGCAGAAATGAAACATCGATGTAGGGCTCAAAAATACTGGAAGTTATAGTCATCCCATGATTTCAGTGCTGTTGAGCATTGTTCAGCCAGGTTGTTACACGTAGTACAAAAAACCGCTGCAACCCTAATCCCAACGGCAAATAACGCTTACTAACCCCGGGGAATGTTGATGTCCAATATACGACTGAGGAATGTCACCAAACGGTTTGGTACGACCGTGACGCTGCACCAGGTCAATCTTGATATCGAAGACGGTGAATTTGCGGTCTTTGTCGGGCCATCCGGCTGTGGGAAATCGACTCTGCTGCGGATGATTGCCGGGCTTGAGGAGGTCAGCGATGGCGAGGTGCTGATCGGCGATGAGGTGATGAATGATGTGGTGCCCGCCCACCGCGGCGTGGCTATGGTTTTCCAGTCCTATGCGCTCTATCCGCACATGACGGTGGCGGAAAATATGGGCTATGGCCTGAAAGTCAATAAAGTGCCAAAGGACGAAATTCGTCGTCAGGTCGAAATGGTGGCCAAAACGCTGCAGTTGACCCATCTGCTGGACCGCAAACCGAAACAGCTCTCCGGCGGCCAGCGTCAGCGCGTGGCTATCGGCCGCGCCATCGTCCGTAACCCGCGGGTGTTTATGTTTGATGAGCCGCTCTCAAACCTCGATGCGGAGCTGCGCGTCGAGATGCGTCTGCACATCGCCAAACTGCATCATGAGCTGAAAACCACCATGGTGTATGTCACCCACGATCAGGTGGAAGCGATGACCCTGGCCGACAAAATCGTGGTGATGAACTACGGGAAAGTCGAGCAGATGGGGTCGCCGATGGCGCTGTACTACAACCCGGTCAACCGGTTCGTCGCCGGTTTTATCGGCTCGCCGAAAATGAACTTTCTGCCCGCCACGGTCAGCGCCTGGCAACCGGGGCAGCTCACCGTGCAGATGGCGCAGCAACACAGTCTGACGCTGAATATCACAACCTCGCCGCTACAACCCGGTGATGCGGTGACGCAGGGGATTCGCCCTGAACATCTGTCGACCGATGTGCGCAGCGGTACGGTCGTGGAGTTTCAATGTGAAGTGGTTGAACGCCTGGGGAACAACACCTACCTGTTCGGCCAGTGCTACGGGCATGACAACGTTAAAATTCTGCTGCCTGGCGATGTGCACTTCCGCCCGTGGCAGAAAATCGACGTCGCCTTTGACGACCGCTTCTGTATGGTCTTCGATGAAAACGATCTGCGGATCAGTACCGATATTACGGCGCCGGATGCCCATTAAAAACATCTGGCTGTCATGATGACGCTATAAGCTGAACCTGGATGCTGATAACGCAAGCTATTGGCATGCCAGCTTTAACCCTCGTTTTAATCCGCACCGCTCAGTGCCTCGACCGCTGCGGATCATCCACTGTTAGCCCGATATCCGCGCCATGTCGTGATTCGGGCATTTTTTAAATAATAATCATTGCCCCCCGTCTGCGACCTTTTCCGCCATCGGATATACTCATCAAATCCCCAATAACATCAGGATATACGCATGACGACCAGCAATCTGGTGAGTCTGGTTACCGGGGTATTGATACTCGCCGTCATCGTGCCGATAGCCTTAAGTATCTGGCTGGCGACCAGTCAGGCAAAAATACTGTTTTATTCCGAACTGGATAACTACTCTTCCCGGGTGCTGATGCGCATCCAGCAGGTGGCAAGCCAGGCAAGAGAAGCGCTGCAGGAAGCCGATGCCCACGGCGCAGCCGCCTGCAGCCCACAGCATTTGCTCGCGATGCGCCGAATCGCCTATACCCATCGCTATGTGCAGGAGGTGCTGTGGCTCCAGGGTTCGGTGCCGCAATGTTCTTCTCTCGAAGATCACCCTACCCCGGTCTCCTTCCCTGTCCCCGATCATGTCACCACCGACGGCTACCGGGCGTGGCTCACGTCGGTCAACGATCTCGGTCTGCAGCGCAAAATGACGGCGCTGGGCAGTGAGCATCATGTCGTGATGATCGATCCTGCCTCATTTATCGATATCATTTCGCCGGGCCAGGAAAATATTCATGCGATTCTGTTTGGCATCGAAGACAAACAGGTGATTACCAGCAGTGAGCCTCTCGACCCGGTGGTGTGGAATCAAATCAATCACCTGGCCGGCCAGACGCTCACCGTCGACAACAGGGTTTATCGCCTCCATCGTATCCCTGAACTGGGGCTGGCTATCGCCACCTGGTCATCCACGCTCCCGTTGCAGGAAAAATTCCGCCATCAGCTGGCGCTGTGGCTGCCCCTCGGCCTGTTTATCAGTCTGCTGACCTCATTTTTGCTCCTGCGACTGCTGCGTACCTTACGCTCGCCGCGCTATGGGATGCTGGATGCGCTGCACTCTGACGCGATTCAGGTCCATTACCAGCCCATCGTCTCACTCAAAGATGGCAAAATCGTCGGCGCCGAAGCGCTGGCGCGCTGGCAGCAGCCCGACGGCAGCTTTTTGTCGCCGGATATTTTTATTCCGCTTGCCGAACAAACCGGGCTCATTACCCAGTTAACCGAAGATATTGTGCGGAAAATTTTCGCCGATCTCGGCCCGTGGCTGCACGCGCATCCGGAACTCCACATTTCAATTAACTTGTCGGTCGACGATCTGCGCTCGCCTGCCCTGCCAGCCCTTCTGGCCGATAGGCTTCGCCAGTGGGAGATCGCGCCGGCGCAAATTACGCTTGAGCTGACGGAGCGCGGTTTCATCGATCCCGAGACCACTCTGCCGGTGATCGCCCGCTATCGCCAGATGGGGCACAGTATTTCAATCGATGATTTCGGGACCGGTTATTCCAGCCTTAGCTACCTGCAAAAACTGGATGTCGATATCCTGAAAATAGACAAATCCTTCGTCGATACCCTCGAATATAAGCCGCTGACGCCGCATATCATCAAAATGGCAAAAGCGCTCCATCTGGCCACCATTGCCGAAGGCGTCGAAACTCAGGAACAGCGCGACTGGCTGTGTCGCCACGATGTGCTCTATGCCCAGGGCTGGCTGTACAGCCCGGCGTTGCCGAAAACGCAGTTTATGCTGTGGGCGGAAAATAACCTGAGAGCGCATTGAGCTACGCTTAAGGTAACTCCATAAAAGGGAGAGTTCCCTGATGCAAAAACATCCCTGGCCTTTACACGATGTGCGCCACTGGCTGGAACCCGGTGCCGTGGTCTTAATCAGCAGTCGCTGGCAGGATCGGAATAATATCATGACCCTTGGCTGGTATACGGTGCTGGAGTTTTCCCCCTCGCTGGTCGGGTGCATGATTTCCGCCGGCAATATCAGTTTCGACATGATCCGCCGCAGCGGGGAGTGCGTTATCAATCTGCCTGATGCCGCCATGGCGGAGACGGTCGCCAGAATCGGTAACTGTGACGGCGACACGGTGGACAAATTCGCTGCCTTCCGGCTTACCGCGGAAGGCAGCGAACGGGTGGCCGCGCCGTCGATTGCCGAGTGCCACGCCAGCTTTGAATGCCGGCTCTTCGACGATGCGCTGGTGGAGAGCTATAACTTCTTTATTTTTGAGGTGGTGGCGGCAAAGGTTAAACCGCAGCCCGTCTGGCCACAGACCCTGCATTACAGCGGCGGCGGTCTGTTTCGTACCGACGGCGACGTGCGCGATTATAGCCATCTGTTTACCAAAGTATCCTGACCACGCCACTGCCGTCCCCTTCAACAGGAAAGGGACGGCGGCAAAGCTTATTCATCCAGTAACGGCAGGAAGCCGCCGAAAATCATTCGTTGGCCATCAAACGGCATGCTATCGCCTAACGCCTTCATCCTTGGGTCGGCCATCATGGTGGCATTCGCCACGTCGCGCACCTCTTTTGACGGATATTCTATCCAGCTGAACACGACCTCTTCGTCGCTCCCGGCTTTCACCGCCATGCGAAAATCGGTGAGCTTACCGTCCGGCACATCGTCCGCCCAGCACTCCACCACCCGTAGCGCGCCAAACTCTTTAAACAGCGGTGCGGCCTTTGCTGCCAGCTCGCGATAGGCCTCCTTATTTTTCGCGGGCACGGCAACGACAAAACCATCAACGTACTTCATGAGTCTGATCTCCGAAGTGAACAGCGCGACCGGAAAACCCGGCCGCATCTGTAAGGCTAAGTTTAGCCCTCATCCCTTGTAACGGGATAAAATCAGGAGACCACCTCACCGGTCGCGGTAGCCGTTTTGCGCACCACCGGCTGGCGAAACCAGGGTAAGCACAGCTGAATAAGCGGCCCGATCGTCAGCGCATAAAGCACGGTTCCGACGCCAAAGGTCCCACCCAGCGCCCAGCCGATCGCCAGCACCGATAGCTCAATGACGGTGCGGATACCCCGCAAAGACCACCCGGTACGGGCATGCAAGCCGGTCATCAGTCCATCGCGCGGCCCGGGGCCAAAACCGGCGCCAATATACATTCCCGTCGCCAGAGCATTGAGCACGATAGCGCCGATCAGCATCAGGCTGCGCCACACCAGCAACTCCATCGGCGGCAGGACCGCCAGCGTCGCGTTTGCCGCCAGCCCCAGTACGATCACATTGCTGACCGTTCCCAGTCCCGGCATTTGACGCATCGGGATCCACAGCAGCAGCACCGCCGCCCCGGTCAGAATGATCACCGTGCCAAAGTCGAGGCCAAACTGCTTACCGACGCCGAGATGAAAAACATCCCACGGATCGGCACCCAGATTGGCATGAACAAACAACGCGGTCGACACGCCGTACAGAACAAGACCGATATAGAGCTGCACTAATCGACGTAACATTTTTTACCTCTGGATGATTGCGGACCTCGCCATCATCAGCAAAAATGGATTGATAATTAATGGCCAGTTTTTTAAAAGTGGATCGCTATGGTTTCTCGTCGCTTCGGTACCCAATCGCTGGTACGCCTGCTGGGCCACTGGCAAGAGTCTTCGACCCGAACGCCGCTCTGGCGCCAGCTGGCGGACGCCCTGCGTCTGCTGATTCTCGATGGTCGCCTGACGCTGGAGACGCGGCTCCCGGGCGAACGGGAGCTGGCTGCGGCCCTGAACGTCAGCCGCACCACGATCGCCAGCGCGCTCGGCCAGCTGCGTGAAGAGGGTTATCTTTACAGCCGCCAGGGCAGCGGTTCGCGTATCGCGCTGCCGGAACGTGCAGACACGGCGACAAAAGAGACCCTCCATCCATCATCGGTCAATCTGGCCACCGCCGCCCTGAGCGCCGGACCGGAGATTCACCAGGCCTATCATCAGGCCCTGACGATGCTGCCGCAGCATCTGTCCAATACCGGTTACGACCAGCACGGGCTACCGGTTTTGCGGGAGGCGATAGCCCGCCGCTACTGCGAACGAGGTCTTCCAACCCGCGGCGATGAAGTGATGATTGTGAACGGCGCGCTGAACGCCTTTTCGCTGGTGCTTCGTCTGCTCACCGGGCCTGGCGATCGCGTGGTGATCGATGCGCCGACTTATCCCATGGCGATCAGCGCCATTCAGGGCGCCTCCTGCAGGCCGGTCAGCGTCGCCCTGCCGCAACATGGCTGGGACTGCGACGGACTGGCGGCAACCATTGCGCAAACCGCACCACGGCTGGCATGGCTGATGCCTGATTTTCACAACCCTACCGGCCGTTGTATGGATAGCGCCACCCGCCAGCGGGTAGCCGATATAGCGGCGCAAACGCGTACGACGCTGGTGGTCGACGAGACAATGGTGGATTTATGGTACAACGCCCCGCCGCCTCCGCCGCTGGCGACCTTCAACGCCGAGGCGCCGGTTATCACGATTGGCTCGGCCGGAAAAAGTTTCTGGGGGGGATTACGTATCGGCTGGATCCGCGCTTCCGCACGCACCATCGCCTCGTTAGTTCAGGCCCGGGATTCACTCGATCTGGGCACGCCGCTTCTCGAACAACTGGCCTGCAGCTGGTTGCTCGAAAATGATCGGGCCTGGCTCCCGGCGCGTAGAGCCATGCTGGCCGCACGCCGCGATATGTGCGGCGCGCTCATGACGGAATACTTCCCCCACTGGCGCTTCACATCGCCGGCAGGCGGACTCTCTTTTTGGGTGGAATTACCGGACATGCTGGCGACCATCTTCTCGGCAAGAGCAGAAAGTCTTGGGATCCATATTGGTACCGGAACGCGCTTCGGCCTGGCTGGCGCCTTTGACCGCTATTTGCGTTTACCTTTCACCCTGGACGATGAGCCGTTGCGCAGCGCATTTACCACCCTGCAGCCCATCTGGGCAGGTCTGGCGCAACAGAATGAAAATACGAGAATGCGTAAAATAATATAATAAAATATCGACGGGCTGGATTCAGCCCGTCAAAAATCATCATCCATGACGCATATGAGATGTTTTTTATAAATTGCGCTTCATGATGTCATTGCTATATGTCAGCCTGATGACATCAATGAAAAATTTCATTAATGCTGGCGGGGGATGGGAAAGCTTTTTAATGAGATAATAAAACCATCTTCATCTTTTTTAATTTTCGCCCCGGTTTCACACCAGTCGGAGGCAATGCGAAAGAACTCATCACTACCGATATTCCAGTTGAGGCGAACATGCTTAACATACCCTGAACGTAACAGATCGCAGGCTTCGCTATAGTTGCTGGCTGTAGAGAGTTGTTGTTTCATTTTTTCTTCTTCAGAATTTTTCTTAATGCTTTGATTTCTTTAGGGGTTAATGGAGAAGCTTCTTCTTCGGTATGCTGACTATCAATATCCTCTTCCGAAACCCCCGCCTCACCTGCTGAATCTGCTATCTGGAAGGCCAGCAGCAGCAGTTTCTCCGTTGCAGTACCCAGATTCTCGTCATTTACTTCCGCATAATGACGCAGCTTTTCTTTTAACTCTGCATCAATTTTTACGTTCAAAACTACTGTAGTCATCGTCATGCTTCCCGTGCAATAAATTTATCATAATTAATACACGAAGTTAACAAACTGATCCAGTCATATATTTTTCAACTGATAGCCAGACAATAAATGCCTACAGATAATCTGCCAGTTATATATGACATGAAGATGACACTGATATTTCAGTATCATTTCAAATTTATGACAAATAGTTTTAAGGCATAAACAAAGGGTATTTTTAGAGACGACACTGACAGGCACGAACCGCGCAAATTCTCCGCTATTTATCTTGCTGGCACGATTCGGGAGTACAATAATCCGGCAAAACGCTCCGACATGCAAAATGCGCAAGGTGGTTTTTTGCTGAGTGCGGGAACACGGGAACAGATGAAAAAAGAAAGAAAAAAACAAGGATCCCCAGAATTGGGTGGGGGCCCTGCCAGCTACATCCCGGCACACACGTCGTCTGCTCTGGCTGCTTCCTTCCGGATCTGACCTGGTAAACAGAGTAGCGTTGCGGGAGAACCAACAGAGCCCCCATTGAGAGCGTCGTTATCCAACGCGCAGGCGCATTATCCCTACTGGACCGGCTAATTGCAAGCAACCCCCAACCAGATGCTGGTTTATTGTGCAACCGCGTGCAGAAAGCTTGCGCTATCACCCCAAAGGGGCCTGCCACAGGCTGTCGACCCGCTATTTCTGCCGCCGCCGCGGGCGGCACGGCGGCGATGCCCGGACACAATTTTCCGTTTCGATACGCGTCTTGCGGACTAAATTAAGGGATTGCGAGCGCTATCGCAGCACATTTTCCTGTCGCCATCCATACTTCACGCCATATCGCCGTACTCTTTTTAATCAATCTCTGACCTCAAGGGTAATGGAATGAGTGAAGCTCCCCGTTTAACCACGACCCTCGCCATGCCAGAGATCGACGGCGTCACCCTCTCCTTTCAAGGGCTGAATTTCCTGCGCCCGGAATTGATGCTGGATTTCGTCAGCGTCAGCAGCGGTACTCTGCTGGCGGTTACCCCGGTTGCCGTGCTCTATTCCACGGTCGGCGTCCTGCGGCGTATTGATTTGCGCAAACTGCCCATCGAAGTCAGCGGCCGCATCATCTACCCGATCTCCTCGCAGCAACTGCCTTCCCTGCGGGCAAAGCTGATTATCAACGCCGGCTCCCGACGGCTGAAATTTTTAGAAAGTTTGCTGGCCATCAGCCCGCACGACAACGTGCATGGGATGCAGATTCTTGGCCTCGCGCTCGATTTCACTATCGTCAAACCCGTATAGCCCCGCGCTGTACAGGTACGCAGTCAGCGCTTATTCTGAGCCTTTCCCGGTTTACAGGACGCACGATGGATTCTCACGACACTTTTCCCCGGCGGGTCTGGCAAATTGTGGCCTCCATTCCAGAAGGTTACGTCGCCACCTATGGCGATATAGCGCGACTGGCGGGATCCCCCCGCGCGGCGCGCCAGGTTGGCGGGGTCCTCAAGCGCCTGCCCGAAGGTTCCACGCTTCCCTGGCACCGGGTGGTCAACCGTCACGGCGACATTTCCCTTACCGGCCCGGATCTGCAGCGTCAGCGCCAGGCGCTGCTGGCTGAAGGCGTGCAGGTATCCGGCGGCGGCCACATCGATCTGCAGCACTATCGCTGGATTTACTGAAGGCAAAAAAATGCCCCAGGCAAGGGGCATAGATGGTTTACTGCGCGGCGGGGGTATCGCTGCTGGCGACCGGTACGGCCATCTGCTGCACCGGCACCAGAACCAGGTCGGCACGGTTCCCTCCGCCATTCACCACCGTCTGCACGGTATCGGTGATAAACATCAGCCTGCCGCCAACCGTGATAGCCGAACTCAGCAAAATTCGCGCGTCAGGCTTAATGTCCGCCTGGTTATACGGCAGGACGAAGTCATACGGCGGCTGTTTACCTTCGGTACGAACCGTTTTCTGCGCCAGCACACGCGACGGCGCATCGGCTAACGACGCATCCGACAAGGTCACGGTGAGTACCGCATCCGGCGGTAGGGCGACTTTCTGCCGGATGGAAATAGTCCCTGAAACATTAGGCTGTTGCTGCGATGAGGTCAGTGAGGCAATGCCATAAGGATCGGGGGCAGCCGCATGGCTGGCCGTGTTTGCGCCGTGATTATTCGCGCAAGCGGTCAAAGCGGTTGCAACGGCTAAAGCACTTAACATATAGGCAAATTTCATTATGTTCTCCTTTTCATCCCTTTACATGCAGGAGTATGTCCTGCCTACTGGCGAGCAGTAACATTGGCATCGTGCATAAGTGTGGCACAGATCTCAGTTCTCTTCCTGCAAACGCCACTTTATTCAGATTATTACACCCATCGGACCACTTGCGATTCCAGGTTATACTTGGCCTCAATACGCACTGCGCGACACGTACTGCGCAACGCAGTTATCATTGATTGAGGGTAAATATGAGTCAGGCACTAACCAATCTGCTGGCATTATT contains:
- a CDS encoding flavin reductase family protein produces the protein MQKHPWPLHDVRHWLEPGAVVLISSRWQDRNNIMTLGWYTVLEFSPSLVGCMISAGNISFDMIRRSGECVINLPDAAMAETVARIGNCDGDTVDKFAAFRLTAEGSERVAAPSIAECHASFECRLFDDALVESYNFFIFEVVAAKVKPQPVWPQTLHYSGGGLFRTDGDVRDYSHLFTKVS
- a CDS encoding DUF1428 domain-containing protein, with the translated sequence MKYVDGFVVAVPAKNKEAYRELAAKAAPLFKEFGALRVVECWADDVPDGKLTDFRMAVKAGSDEEVVFSWIEYPSKEVRDVANATMMADPRMKALGDSMPFDGQRMIFGGFLPLLDE
- a CDS encoding EAL domain-containing protein, with the translated sequence MTTSNLVSLVTGVLILAVIVPIALSIWLATSQAKILFYSELDNYSSRVLMRIQQVASQAREALQEADAHGAAACSPQHLLAMRRIAYTHRYVQEVLWLQGSVPQCSSLEDHPTPVSFPVPDHVTTDGYRAWLTSVNDLGLQRKMTALGSEHHVVMIDPASFIDIISPGQENIHAILFGIEDKQVITSSEPLDPVVWNQINHLAGQTLTVDNRVYRLHRIPELGLAIATWSSTLPLQEKFRHQLALWLPLGLFISLLTSFLLLRLLRTLRSPRYGMLDALHSDAIQVHYQPIVSLKDGKIVGAEALARWQQPDGSFLSPDIFIPLAEQTGLITQLTEDIVRKIFADLGPWLHAHPELHISINLSVDDLRSPALPALLADRLRQWEIAPAQITLELTERGFIDPETTLPVIARYRQMGHSISIDDFGTGYSSLSYLQKLDVDILKIDKSFVDTLEYKPLTPHIIKMAKALHLATIAEGVETQEQRDWLCRHDVLYAQGWLYSPALPKTQFMLWAENNLRAH
- a CDS encoding dTDP-glucose pyrophosphorylase, coding for MSEAPRLTTTLAMPEIDGVTLSFQGLNFLRPELMLDFVSVSSGTLLAVTPVAVLYSTVGVLRRIDLRKLPIEVSGRIIYPISSQQLPSLRAKLIINAGSRRLKFLESLLAISPHDNVHGMQILGLALDFTIVKPV
- a CDS encoding YbaY family lipoprotein, which translates into the protein MKFAYMLSALAVATALTACANNHGANTASHAAAPDPYGIASLTSSQQQPNVSGTISIRQKVALPPDAVLTVTLSDASLADAPSRVLAQKTVRTEGKQPPYDFVLPYNQADIKPDARILLSSAITVGGRLMFITDTVQTVVNGGGNRADLVLVPVQQMAVPVASSDTPAAQ
- the yczR gene encoding MocR-like transcription factor YczR produces the protein MVSRRFGTQSLVRLLGHWQESSTRTPLWRQLADALRLLILDGRLTLETRLPGERELAAALNVSRTTIASALGQLREEGYLYSRQGSGSRIALPERADTATKETLHPSSVNLATAALSAGPEIHQAYHQALTMLPQHLSNTGYDQHGLPVLREAIARRYCERGLPTRGDEVMIVNGALNAFSLVLRLLTGPGDRVVIDAPTYPMAISAIQGASCRPVSVALPQHGWDCDGLAATIAQTAPRLAWLMPDFHNPTGRCMDSATRQRVADIAAQTRTTLVVDETMVDLWYNAPPPPPLATFNAEAPVITIGSAGKSFWGGLRIGWIRASARTIASLVQARDSLDLGTPLLEQLACSWLLENDRAWLPARRAMLAARRDMCGALMTEYFPHWRFTSPAGGLSFWVELPDMLATIFSARAESLGIHIGTGTRFGLAGAFDRYLRLPFTLDDEPLRSAFTTLQPIWAGLAQQNENTRMRKII
- the yczE gene encoding membrane protein YczE, with product MLRRLVQLYIGLVLYGVSTALFVHANLGADPWDVFHLGVGKQFGLDFGTVIILTGAAVLLLWIPMRQMPGLGTVSNVIVLGLAANATLAVLPPMELLVWRSLMLIGAIVLNALATGMYIGAGFGPGPRDGLMTGLHARTGWSLRGIRTVIELSVLAIGWALGGTFGVGTVLYALTIGPLIQLCLPWFRQPVVRKTATATGEVVS
- a CDS encoding maltodextrin ABC transporter substrate-binding protein, with translation MKKNILAALILTTLAAGQLVSLQAHAAGQLNVWEDIKKSAGIKAAIGDFEKQYDVKVNVQEMPYAQQLEKLRLDGPAGIGPDVLVIPNDQLGGAVVQGLLSPLTLDQAKQEVFTPASINAFRMDNVLYGVPKAVETLVLIYNKDLIDKPLDSLQAWFDYSKAQRAQNKYGLLAKFDQIYYSWGAIGPMGGYIFGKNEKGGFNPQDVGLNKPGAVEAVTFLKKFYSDKVFPAGILGDNGLNAIDSLFTEKKAAAVINGPWAFQPYEAAGINYGVAPLPTLPDGKPMSSFLGVKGYVVSTWSKDKALAQQFIAFINQPQYVKARYVATGEIPALKAMIDDPLIKNDEKASAVAVQSARATAMPGIPEMGEVWGPANAALELSLTGKQPPQAALDNAEKQIKMQIEAMQASNQ
- a CDS encoding MGMT family protein, which encodes MDSHDTFPRRVWQIVASIPEGYVATYGDIARLAGSPRAARQVGGVLKRLPEGSTLPWHRVVNRHGDISLTGPDLQRQRQALLAEGVQVSGGGHIDLQHYRWIY
- a CDS encoding ABC transporter ATP-binding protein → MSNIRLRNVTKRFGTTVTLHQVNLDIEDGEFAVFVGPSGCGKSTLLRMIAGLEEVSDGEVLIGDEVMNDVVPAHRGVAMVFQSYALYPHMTVAENMGYGLKVNKVPKDEIRRQVEMVAKTLQLTHLLDRKPKQLSGGQRQRVAIGRAIVRNPRVFMFDEPLSNLDAELRVEMRLHIAKLHHELKTTMVYVTHDQVEAMTLADKIVVMNYGKVEQMGSPMALYYNPVNRFVAGFIGSPKMNFLPATVSAWQPGQLTVQMAQQHSLTLNITTSPLQPGDAVTQGIRPEHLSTDVRSGTVVEFQCEVVERLGNNTYLFGQCYGHDNVKILLPGDVHFRPWQKIDVAFDDRFCMVFDENDLRISTDITAPDAH